One segment of Alnus glutinosa chromosome 2, dhAlnGlut1.1, whole genome shotgun sequence DNA contains the following:
- the LOC133860540 gene encoding uncharacterized protein LOC133860540, which yields MAHNKLVVEVHFGGRFDRSFGCEYTGGEVELHKDSVDLDKLSFFKIEDICKEYGYKLGDLMYFKDPVKSLADGLHLITSDHDVLSLSACHDGHAILQLYIVSFGDGGGDEEDSQDDNEYGGRANLDDPWWDDKLSDTEDVFDVGVDVDSSGPSNVQHDNPRVEQGNVEDNEGGNDKNSEEGGNDENSEEGEEGDEKCEEGGDDENSEEGGNGDNEDEVGHDDDDNNSDMARSDILVSPVASDEEVENSESRGSEFHAVDREDPSLEVKMRFPDIQTFREVVRVFNLKRGKDITFKKNERKKCIVVCKEPKCNYRVYARQVDDEATFHIISLQGRHVCGRQFRNSIVNSTWIADKLIDKFRVQSDMPLHVIQNEVKERWRIDVNPSMMYRARIKANKKIYGNHGGQYAALWDYCETLRATNPGSCVVMKVDRTVPEANPRFQRLYCSLAAMKKSFLEGCRPVIGVDGCFLKGPFKGQLLAAVGREGNDNMYPIAYAVVEAETKDSWIWFLETLVSDLGNHERHGRPTFISDRQKVSHG from the coding sequence ATGGCACACAATAAACTAGTGGTTGAGGTCCATTTTGGGGGTAGGTTTGACCGGAGTTTTGGGTGTGAGTATACAGGTGGTGAAGTTGAACTGCACAAAGATAGTGTTGACCTTGATAAACTATCTTTCTTTAAAATTGAAGATATATGTAAGGAATATGGATATAAGTTAGGggatttaatgtattttaaagacCCCGTGAAGAGTCTTGCTGATGGGTTGCATTTAATTACTTCAGACCATGATGTGCTGAGCCTGTCTGCTTGCCATGATGGGCATGCCattttgcaattatatattGTGTCTTTTGGGGATGGAGGAGGTGATGAAGAGGATAGTCAAGATGATAATGAATATGGAGGTAGGGCTAATTTGGATGATCCTTGGTGGGATGATAAGCTTAGTGATACTGAAGACGTATTTGATGTTGGTGTTGATGTTGATAGTTCTGGACCCTCTAATGTACAACATGATAATCCTAGGGTTGAACAAGGTAATGTAGAGGATAATGAAGGGGGTAATGATAAGAATAGTGAAGAGGGTGGTAatgatgagaatagtgaagagggTGAAGAGGGTGATGAGAAGTGTGAAGAGGGTGGTGatgatgagaatagtgaagagggTGGTAATGGTGATAATGAAGATGAAGTTGGTCATGATGACGATGACAATAACTCTGATATGGCTAGAAGCGACATACTTGTCTCACCAGTAGCtagtgatgaagaagttgaaaaTTCTGAGTCAAGAGGGTCTGAGTTCCATGCAGTTGACCGAGAGGATCCAAGTTTGGAAGTTAAGATGAGATTCCCAGATATACAGACATTTAGGGAGGTTGTTAGGGTGTTCAATCTGAAGAGGGGCAAGGAcattacctttaaaaaaaatgagagaaaaaagtgtATTGTTGTATGTAAAGAACCAAAGTGTAATTATAGAGTGTATGCTAGACAGGTGGATGATGAAGCTACATTCCATATAATCAGCCTTCAAGGTAGACATGTGTGTGGCAGGCAATTTAGGAACTCAATTGTAAACTCTACATGGATAGCCGATAAACTGATTGATAAGTTTAGAGTTCAGTCCGACATGCCATTACATGTGATACAGAATGAAGTGAAAGAAAGATGGAGGATAGATGTGAATCCGAGCATGATGTATAGGGCAAGAATCAaggctaataaaaaaatatatggcaaCCATGGGGGTCAGTATGCGGCCTTGTGGGACTATTGTGAGACCTTGAGAGCAACCAACCCTGGAAGTTGTGTTGTGATGAAAGTGGATAGGACAGTACCCGAGGCGAATCCAAGGTTTCAAAGACTGTATTGTTCTTTGGCAGCCATGAAGAAGAGCTTTTTGGAAGGTTGCAGGCCTGTGATAGGGGTGGATGGGTGTTTCCTTAAAGGGCCATTTAAGGGGCAACTTCTAGCTGCAGTTGGACGCGAAGGCAATGATAACATGTATCCGATTGCATATGCCGTAGTTGAAGCTGAGACTAAGGACAGCTGGATCTGGTTTTTGGAAACCCTAGTGTCTGATCTTGGGAACCATGAGCGGCATGGCAGGCCAACATTTATTTCGGATCGACAGAAGGTAAGTCATGGTTAG